The sequence TTATAAAGCCATCCGGATAAGTACATGATCCCTAATTACTTTACTATTGGCTTTTTCTCTATACTTAAGAGTCTGCCTTTCTCTTATTCTTTCTACATATCATACGTTTTTTAATAGAATCGCTTAAAGCTATCAAAATGACTTTTCCAATAAGAGTTACTTAGATTGCTAATTTCTACGCCGTTTGAGCCAGCGTGAATGAAGTTACCATTTCCTAGATAAACACCTAAATGAGAAATTCCTGGGCGATAAGTCCCTGAGAAGAAGACAAGGTCACCTACTTTTGGATTATTAATATGATAGGAGCGGTTATAATAACCAGTGCTTGAAGTACGGCTCATACTCTTACCGCCTTTATTGTAGACGTAATGAATAAAACCACTACAGTCAAATCCTGAAGGTGTTGATCCACCCCAAACATATGGTACACCTTGAAAACTCTTTGCGGTCTGCACAACGGTGTTTACGTTGTAACCAGCGTTCGTATTTCCTGATGAACCATTACCAGAACTTCCACTTGCCCCACCATTTGAGCCGGAGCTAGCTTTTTTGCCAATGCTGAGTTTCTGACCAACTAGGATTACGTCTGAGCGCAAGTTGTTCCAGCTTTTCAAGTTAGCGACGCTGACATTATATTTTGCAGCAATGCCAGAAAGAGTATCTCCTGATTTGACAACATATGTCGAATTTCCACTTGATCCGGTGCTTGAACTCCCACTTGAGCCGGAGCTAGCTTTTTTGCCAACGTTAAGCTTTTGACCGACTAAAATTAAGTCTGAGCGCAAATTGTTCCAGCTTTTCAAGTTAGCAACGCTGACATTATATTTTGCAGCAATGCCAGAAAGAGTATCCCCTGATTTAACAATGTAGCTCTGCGAACTATTCGAACTCCCTGAATTTCCAGAGTTGCTTGATCCACTGTTGTTGGAGCCATTCTTACTAACAACAAGGACATTTCCTGGATAGATTAAAGTGGAGTTAAGGTTGTTCCATTTCATTAGGTTGCTTAAAGAGACATTATGTTTTATAGCAATGCCACTTAACGTATCACCAAGTTTTACGGTGTATGTAGTTGCACCACTGTTTGATCTGTTGTTCGATTTAGAATTAGAAGTTTTATTAGAACTACTTCCATGATTAGGAGTTTTAATAATTTGATTCGGAAAGATTACATTACTAGTTAGATTATTAATTGATTTAAGCTGCGATACCGTAGTATTGTACTTTTGAGCGATTGTCCATAATGAATCTCCACTTTTTACTTTATAAGATGCTGCTTCTGCTTCTTCGGTAACAAAGAAAGCGGATGCTATTGCTGCCGATGCAGTAACGGACATCATTAACTTTTTGTTACTCACGTTAACAATCCTCCTCTATTTATTGGTGAAATGGAACTAGTTTAAAAGTACTGCTATTATATAGTATCGGATGGTTTTACCTATTTATAAAGATGGTTATATAAAAAAATAGTAAAAAAATATCAGGATATAAGTTTTGTTGTTAGGTATAAAAATCATTTAATACCATTTATTCAAAAAAAAGGTATTAAAATAGATGAGAAATGGTATATTTACCCATTTAATAAGATCCTTAGTCATAGAAAAATATAGTTGGAAATTTGTATTTTTTAAATAAATACTGCTTAAACTAGTGGAATGAAAACTGTGATTGGGAGTATAAATACTTCAATAATGCGGGAACTTAGTTATAGTTAAAAGTCAAACCAATACTTGCATCATGGTTTAGAGTTTTTGACTTTAAAAGATCACTGCGAAGTTAGTAGAATGAAAACTAGAAAAGAAGTATAATTCCTTTCAACGATGAGAGAAGTTAGTCAAGTATCAATGACAGGTTATTCGTTGCATGTTTAAGATTAAATATTGCTGCTAAAGTTAGTAGAATAGTTAAATAATTAGAAGTGAATTTTGTAGTGCTTAGTTATGGTATAAAGGCAATGCTATCATCAATTGCTACTGTTAGAATCAATAGTAATGCTAACAAGTTAATAAATATAAAACTAAGGTATAGGGCAAATGTTTTAATCTAACTTAGATGGTATTTAAGATGCAACTAATAGTATCTATTCGTAGATATTAATGTATTTTGATCTTTAAATATATTTACCAAATATCTCCTCATTTCTAAATTTTTGTTTTTATTTGTTAATTATTAACATTATAGCCTTTTTGACAAAATATTGAAAGATTTTGAAGGGATTTGTAATTGAATTTTAATACAAACGAGAACTTTCTGTAAGATTTGTTTCTCGTCCATATAATTTGATTAATTTCTAAATATTACATAGAAACTTGTTTTTTTATGTTATAATTCAATACTAGATTGCCGATAAGAATGAAAGATAAAGAAAAATTGGAGGTAACCTGATGGAAGAAACTATTTCCTTAAAGGAGATATTTGCTGTCTTAAAAAAACGTTTCTTGCTCATTATGGCTTGTATAATTGGTGCAGGAGTAATTGCTGCCATTGTCAGCTATTTTATTTTAACACCAGCATATGAAGCAAATTCTTCTTTTATCGTAAATCAAAGTCAACAAGACGCAGATAAACAGTATAATATTAGTGATATACAAACGAATGTGGAGCTGATCAATACATATAATGTAATTATAAAAAGCCCGCGAATTCTTGATGCAGTTATTGAAAAGCTAAACCTAGATATGACTAACGATCATTTAGCAGAAAAAATCCAAGTTTCTAGTGAGGAGCAATCTCAAGTTGTAACCGTAACCGCAACCGATGAGAGTCCAGAACAAGCTGTAGAAATGGCAAATACAACAGTTACAACATTTCAAGATGAAATTCCCGATTTAATGAATGTGGATAATGTCAAAATTTTATCAGAAGCTTATTTAGGAGCAAATCCAACACCTGTATCACCGAAACCAATGTTAAATCTTGCCATTGCAATTGTGCTTGGTGCAATGATCGGTGTCGGGATTGCGTTCTTATTAGAGTATCTGGATAACACCATTACAACAGAAGAAGATGTAGAAAAACATCTACATACGCCAGTAATAGGAACGATATCTACCGTTCAAGATTCCGATATTAATAATTTTATGAACGCACAATCTAAACGGGAAAGGGGGAGCTACCATGCTACACAAAAAAAATCAGTCTAGATCTGGAACGAAGATGCGGCATTTAATTACAAAACTAAATCCAAAATCCCCCATTTCCGAGCAGTATCGGACAATTCGTACCAATATTGATTTTGCATCTGTCGATCAAAAAATTCATTCTTTGCTAGTGACATCTTCTGGACCCGGGGAAGGGAAGTCAATGACAGCTGCTAATTTAGCTGTTGTTTATGCGCAACAAGGAAAAAAAGTGCTGTTGATCGATGCAGATCTTCGCAAGCCAACCGTACATTATACGTTTCGGTTAGATAATTTACGAGGGCTAAGCAATATTCTCGTTGGAGAAAATACCTTTAATGATGTTATTCATAACAGTGATGTCGATCATTTAGATATTATGTCATGTGGACCGATTCCACCAAACCCATCTGAATTATTAGCATCCAAAAAGATGGTAAAATTGCTGGAAGAGTTAAAA is a genomic window of Virgibacillus proomii containing:
- a CDS encoding CpsD/CapB family tyrosine-protein kinase, encoding MLHKKNQSRSGTKMRHLITKLNPKSPISEQYRTIRTNIDFASVDQKIHSLLVTSSGPGEGKSMTAANLAVVYAQQGKKVLLIDADLRKPTVHYTFRLDNLRGLSNILVGENTFNDVIHNSDVDHLDIMSCGPIPPNPSELLASKKMVKLLEELKASYDLIIFDTPPVLAVTDAQVLANIVDGTLLVVRSKHTEIEGAQKAVESLRPAKAKLLGTVLNDRIKKQSNYYYYYGK
- a CDS encoding C40 family peptidase, which produces MSNKKLMMSVTASAAIASAFFVTEEAEAASYKVKSGDSLWTIAQKYNTTVSQLKSINNLTSNVIFPNQIIKTPNHGSSSNKTSNSKSNNRSNSGATTYTVKLGDTLSGIAIKHNVSLSNLMKWNNLNSTLIYPGNVLVVSKNGSNNSGSSNSGNSGSSNSSQSYIVKSGDTLSGIAAKYNVSVANLKSWNNLRSDLILVGQKLNVGKKASSGSSGSSSTGSSGNSTYVVKSGDTLSGIAAKYNVSVANLKSWNNLRSDVILVGQKLSIGKKASSGSNGGASGSSGNGSSGNTNAGYNVNTVVQTAKSFQGVPYVWGGSTPSGFDCSGFIHYVYNKGGKSMSRTSSTGYYNRSYHINNPKVGDLVFFSGTYRPGISHLGVYLGNGNFIHAGSNGVEISNLSNSYWKSHFDSFKRFY
- a CDS encoding YveK family protein, whose protein sequence is MEETISLKEIFAVLKKRFLLIMACIIGAGVIAAIVSYFILTPAYEANSSFIVNQSQQDADKQYNISDIQTNVELINTYNVIIKSPRILDAVIEKLNLDMTNDHLAEKIQVSSEEQSQVVTVTATDESPEQAVEMANTTVTTFQDEIPDLMNVDNVKILSEAYLGANPTPVSPKPMLNLAIAIVLGAMIGVGIAFLLEYLDNTITTEEDVEKHLHTPVIGTISTVQDSDINNFMNAQSKRERGSYHATQKKSV